Part of the Pyricularia oryzae 70-15 chromosome 3, whole genome shotgun sequence genome, AGGTGGGGACACTGATGTCACCCCACTAAATAACTCAAGGCGCATTCTATGATTCGCCAGACGAGGGCCATCTTGAATTTCTGTGTCGCGATCTTTGCCAGCCATAACGCGCTTTGGAGCTAGATTGAATTTGCTACATTCAACTACTGAATCACCCACCACCACGACCATCTCAACTAATCCAATCACTACACAAAATCCACATTCGACAGTTGCCTGGCATGCTTTTGGAGGACCAGCGGTATGTCCAAGAGGACTTGGAACGTCTGGAACAGGGCATAACTGATCGCATGAGCCATGAGCCGACCTTTGTACGTATTTGCGTCCGCGCGACCGCTGCCATTTTTTCTTCAtatatcaaaaaaaaaaaaaaaaaaaaaacgtactCACGCTGACATTCATCATGCCTTATAGATACGAGACCGCTTAAATCGCGACCATGAAGTTGCGCAGCTCCTCGAACAGATACAAAAACAATCTTCTGAGCTCATATCCATGTATGAGGATGTCAATGGCCTACGGTCAAAAGAGATTCAAGCCATTGGCTCGGGAGACCCATTCGACGAATTTTACAAGCAGGTTGAAGAAATCAAGGAACATCACGCCAAGTACCCTACCGAACAAGCAGAGAACCCCGAACTGAGGTACCGACCTGGACGAGATGGACCCGATCCGGCACAGCCGTACATGGTCGATATGATATTCTCGGGAGAGGAGGCCTTTGGAAAATTCTTCGACCTTTTGGCCGCCCACGAAGCCTACATAAACCTTCCCAACGTCAAGCATCGGTCCTATCTGCAATACCTCGAAGTGTTTGACGACTTCGCTCCGGGGGCGGGAGGTGTTAAGCGTGCGGATAAGCTGACGGATCAGTACTTCAAGTACGTGGGAGATTTGGCAGAGTACCTCGAGTCTTTCATGCGGAGAGCGAGGCCACTTGAGAATCTGGACAAACTCTTTGCCACGTTCGCAGCAGACTTTGAGAAGCTCTGGGAGAAGGACGAGGTACCGCATTGGGGAGCGGAAAAACCAGAAGCCAATGGATCCGCACCACATGCTACCAGCACAGCAGAGGCAGTATGGTGCGACGCTTGCGAAAAGGAGTTCAAGAATGAGAATGTATACAAGAATCATCTCACTGGTCGGAAACACATCAAGGCTGCTGAGCAGAAGGCTAAGAGGACAGAGGAGAACGACGACGCCTCTGAAGCAGCCAGCACTGACGCCCCcaccaagggcaagaaggaaTCGGCCATCCGATTGAAGGAACGTGCAGTAGCGGAACGAGAATATCGAGTAACGCGGTTAACAGAGGCGATGAAGACTGAGCGAGACGAGACCAAGGTCAACGTGGAGCGCAGGCAAGGCATGACGGAACGAGAGCGACAGCAAGAGCTGGAGAACCTTTACAACATAATGGGAAGTGCCATAACCACTTATGGTGCCGGTGGGGCCAATGGGCACCAGGGtggcgagggcgacgaggatgagggcGAAGACGGAGAGGAAAAGATTTACAACCCATTGAAGCTGCCACTAGCTTGGGATGGTAAACCGATCCCGTTCTGGCTGTACCGACTTCACGGCTTGGGCGTTGAGTTCCCCTGCGAGATCTGTGGCAATTTCGTCTACATGGGTAGGCGGGCATACGAGAAGCACTTTAACGAGGCACGGCACATCTATGGTCTCAAGTGCCTCGGTATCTCCAACACTTCGCTTTTCCGCGACATCATCAGCATCGAGGAGGCACTCAAGCTATGGGATAAGATACAGCGCGACCGCAAGCGTAATATGGGCGACGATGGTAGCGTTGTACAGATGGAGGATGCCGAGGGCAACGTGATGCCGGAGAAGGTGTACTATGATCTTCAGAAGCAGGGACTATTGTAAACCGGTGCATATAGTGGCGAAGGGGTCATGGATATAAATAGGATAAGATCTGCAAGATATAGCCAGTGGCGGATGTTCCCGAAGCTTTCCTGGTCTTTCTCAGGACGCGACAAGGCGACTCTTTTCTGCTTGGATGTTATGTTGGCAAATCTCGCGTTGTGCCGTTTTTAGTGTTTTAGTCGGAGAAAAGGGGAAAACCGGATCCAGGGCCGGTGGCTGACTGTTAAAAGAACCAATATACAGCAGTTGCCGGCTTTCCCGGCTGTCAATGCGAGTGTTGGTCCGtgaagaaacaaaacaaaaagaaagaggaaaacagcagcagctggaGGGAGGTTGGGCGTCAATTCCAGGATTCCTTTGCTTTCAACACTGCCAAAAATGAAGGAACCCACAATTGTTTATGCATGCTCATCAACGCCCATAACCGCCTTGCCGCCTTGCCGCCAGGCGATGCTTGAAATTGATTGAGTGGCGGCTTGGTGGACGAAGTCATATGGTTAGGCTGTGAGGGTTTTGGGTAGATGTCAGTCTGGGCAGATTGGTTGGCTGAGAGCACTCAACTCAGCTTTTGCGTTTGTGGCGCCTACCCCATCGGAGGCCTGCATCAACCTGGCAAACCCCTTGTACCACACACCAAAGAGCGCGTCAAGCCTTGATTCCACTCGCCAGAACCGACTCCATCATGCTATTGACAACCCGTCCCTATTGCTCACCAACCAACCCTAGCCTA contains:
- a CDS encoding splicing factor 3a subunit 3, coding for MLLEDQRYVQEDLERLEQGITDRMSHEPTFIRDRLNRDHEVAQLLEQIQKQSSELISMYEDVNGLRSKEIQAIGSGDPFDEFYKQVEEIKEHHAKYPTEQAENPELRYRPGRDGPDPAQPYMVDMIFSGEEAFGKFFDLLAAHEAYINLPNVKHRSYLQYLEVFDDFAPGAGGVKRADKLTDQYFKYVGDLAEYLESFMRRARPLENLDKLFATFAADFEKLWEKDEVPHWGAEKPEANGSAPHATSTAEAVWCDACEKEFKNENVYKNHLTGRKHIKAAEQKAKRTEENDDASEAASTDAPTKGKKESAIRLKERAVAEREYRVTRLTEAMKTERDETKVNVERRQGMTERERQQELENLYNIMGSAITTYGAGGANGHQGGEGDEDEGEDGEEKIYNPLKLPLAWDGKPIPFWLYRLHGLGVEFPCEICGNFVYMGRRAYEKHFNEARHIYGLKCLGISNTSLFRDIISIEEALKLWDKIQRDRKRNMGDDGSVVQMEDAEGNVMPEKVYYDLQKQGLL